From the Oceanobacillus kimchii X50 genome, the window CAGACAAAGTCTTTTACTTCATCTGGTGTTGCTCCTTTCTCCCAAGTAAACGTACCTAGGAACACCAAATCATACGTTTCTGGATGGAAGGGAGCATCGATACCGATTCGATGCAAATCCACTTCAATTCCATCCTTTTGTAAATAATCTCGGATCATCAAAGCAACTTCTTCTGTATTACCACTATAAGTTAGATAGGCTATTATCATCCTCAACTTGAACACCACTCACATTCTTCAATATCATTGGATGTAGAACGTACATAATAGGTAGTTTTTAAACCCTCTCTCCATGCTTGTTTATGGAGATCTAACAATACTGATGCTTTTATTGTGTTTGGAACATAGAAGTTAAAAGAGATACTTTGGTCAATGTGTTTCTGCCGTTTCGCATTTTGTTTTACGGAAAAGCGTTGATCCACAATATACGCAGATCGACGATAAACATTATACGTACGATGATCTAACTCAGGTGCTGTTACAGGAATCTTGAAGTCTTTCTTCTCTTCGTAATAGAATACCTGAAAGATTGGATCGATACTAGCTGTTGAACCAGCAATCATTGCAGTAGTGGAATTTGGAGCTACTGCCATAAGATATCCATTACGCATCCCATGTTGTTTGACATCAGCTTTTAATTCATCCCACTTACTTCCTGTATATCCTTTTTGGTCAAAGTACTCTCCGGTTTGCCATTTGCTTCCTTCATAGACTGGATAATGACCTTTTTCCTTACTTAATTCCATGCTGCTTTGAATAGTTAAATATGCAATTTGTTCATATAATTCATCTGCATACGCAACGGCTTGATCTGACTCCCAAGCAATACCTTTTAGTGCCAATAAATGATGCCAGCCAAACGTTCCTAATCCAATTGCACGATATTTTCTATTTGTAATTTCTGCTTGTTTAATTGGTAATGTATTTATATCAATCACATTATCCAACATACGAACTTGAATTGGAATAAGTCTTTCTAGTACTTCGTTTTTCACTGCTCTACCTAAATTAACAGAACTTAAGTTACAAACCACATAGTCTCCAGACTTAAATTTCTTTACAATTGTATTCTCATTTTCTAAGAACTCTTCTACGAACTCGGTTGGAGATTGATTTTGTGTAATCTCTGTACATAGATTAGAACAATAGATTAAGCCTTCATGGGAATTTGCATTTTGACGATTCACTTCATCACGGTAAAACATAAACGGTGTTCCTGATTCTAATTGTGATTTCATCAAACGTTTCATAATCTCAATAGCAGGCACTTTACGTTTCGATAACGCTTCATTTGCAATACATTCTTCATATTTTCTTCTAAAGCTTCCGCTACCTTTTTGTTCATCATAGAAATCTTCTAGAGAATATCCCATTACTTGTCTTACTTCATGTGGATCAAACAGGTACCAATCTCCGCGATTTTCTACTTGTTCCATAAAGTAATCCGGTA encodes:
- a CDS encoding ribonucleoside-diphosphate reductase subunit alpha, whose amino-acid sequence is MTMDIGTTLEASAWQKVEKASQNLNINKDEWYEKAEKIIHTNSSEAKLEDALINVALENMDEASPNWGFAAARIYVEKLYREASKNRGYTEGSYGSFYALLEQLTEKGIYTPNLLQKYAKDDIEAFGKAIQPERDQLFNYLGIYTVATRYLATDHEKNVYELPQERWMVIAMHIMQDEPADKRQEYVLEAYWALSNLYMTVATPTLTNAGKTHGQLSSCFIDTVDDSLQSIYDSNTDIAKLSKNGGGIGVYMGKIRARGSSIKGFKGMSSGVVPWIKQLNNTAVSVDQLGTRKGAIAIYLDVWHQDIESFLDLKLNNGDDRMRAHDIFTGVCLPDYFMEQVENRGDWYLFDPHEVRQVMGYSLEDFYDEQKGSGSFRRKYEECIANEALSKRKVPAIEIMKRLMKSQLESGTPFMFYRDEVNRQNANSHEGLIYCSNLCTEITQNQSPTEFVEEFLENENTIVKKFKSGDYVVCNLSSVNLGRAVKNEVLERLIPIQVRMLDNVIDINTLPIKQAEITNRKYRAIGLGTFGWHHLLALKGIAWESDQAVAYADELYEQIAYLTIQSSMELSKEKGHYPVYEGSKWQTGEYFDQKGYTGSKWDELKADVKQHGMRNGYLMAVAPNSTTAMIAGSTASIDPIFQVFYYEEKKDFKIPVTAPELDHRTYNVYRRSAYIVDQRFSVKQNAKRQKHIDQSISFNFYVPNTIKASVLLDLHKQAWREGLKTTYYVRSTSNDIEECEWCSS